A stretch of Crossiella cryophila DNA encodes these proteins:
- a CDS encoding DUF7507 domain-containing protein: MRLLRVLLALLLALGALLAGASAQAGVVKAFTLNYDQVVYGDFLEVGNGSLRCPTTADRAPQYSTASPANCATVAGGSTVPGSTGNYNDDYFMLQADVDADADTFNSSRATLRIPPGATIDFARLNWAGNTGTYVGQTGLMCQDRGRVAATVPSGAAASPEQQKVRFAVGAEATDIAPVAVTRDPARTYTGGQYYSAYADVTSAFAGVTTGSDLSITTGNVWGVNGFGCMAGWSLVVVYKYAERDPVNAPSKREVFVYDGHVRQNSTDPATTVTVTGFRSAAATTRIGVTAYEGDRNIPRDEFKVNNTSIPEPGTGNTDNFFVSLADGRSSPDSVNNWSVDAKSFSTTAIRSGATSAELSFVTNGDSYLAQNLVFSVAVPELQIEKAADPSVVHAGEQVTFTIKVTNPSGAPASGVRVSDPAFPACDREIGALAAGRSTTYTCTGTAPAADVTNTANVSGTSSLGDPLEGSASAKVDVIHPAITVAKDADKPAYRAGDTVTFTIKVTNSGDVPLTRLQVADAKVPDCARNLAGVLAVGASRTFTCTTAAPVADGVNTATASGFDSLGLKVQASDDAPVPIVRPGIELTKSADPGTIRAGDQTTFTITVRNTGDSPLDPVRIADDRTPECARTLSGALPAGGSQTYTCTARLSETTTNTATATGRDRSGQDVTASAQATVKVLKPAVDIEKTASPETARVGDTVTFTIKVTNTGDSDLTRVTVADPALPLCAKEFERLAAGASETYTCSTTVSADLVNTATVTGTPPVGPPVTDTDDARVDVINPAIEVTKTAEPGVVRVGDQVTFTVLVRNTGDVPLTNVVLADQDAPGCGGTIAQLAVGAQQRFSCVVTAPQEDFANTATATGTPPVGPPVSDVDTARVDVQHPAVRITKDAEPGRVRAGEQVTFTIKVTNSGDVDLTDVRVADPLTPACDRVFASLASGASQTYTCVLTATQDLTNVATVTGTPPVGPPVTATDDAVVDVVNPRLDIEKSAEPGTVRVGDQVSFTIKVTNSGDAPLTSVTVADPAVPACARTLPDLAPGASQSYTCMWTAGSADLVNTATVSGNDPTGRPVTATDDARVDVIHPAIEVTKTADKKTVREGDQVTFTVVVRNTGDVPLTNVVVSDPVAPGCGATIAELPVGGEREITCTVTAPAQEFTNTATATGTPPVGPPVSDDGKVVVSVLHPGINIAKDVRGGPFREGDTVTFGITVTNTGDAPLTAVSVTDQVAPDCARTLPDLAPGASQTYTCTMTAPANDIQNTASTTGTPPTGPPVSDVDGAEVDVVHPGVELDKSAAPETVRAGDTVTFTIRVRNTGDTELTAVTVTDQAVPGCARVIDKLAAGETQTYTCTWTAGQEDLVNTAAVTGTPPVGPPVTDTGDARVDVIHPALDVSKTANKKTVREGDQVTFTVIVRNTGDVPLTNVVVSDPAAPGCGGTIAQLAVGAEQRITCVITAPGNDFANTATGTGTPPVGPPVRDEDTVRVDVQHPGISITKDVEGGPFRAGDSVTFRIKVSNTGDVPLTGVTVTDQLAPECRRSFPELAVGAAETYPCTMVAPADDVVNTATANGKPPTGPDVSDVDDAPVDVLHPGVDIDKSVSPATARPGDQVTYTIVIRNTGDVPLTEVRVTDDRQASCGFTLPLLPVGGTETRTCVITAAQDVTNTATVTGTDPTGRPVTDTDNAVLDVIGPGIEVTKTGPAKPLLSGQEATFTVVVRNTGDVPLTNVVLADPVAPGCSVAVGNLAPGESSKPVTCVVTMRDNDIANTVTATGTDPTGRPVTDTDQATAKVGKPGIDLTKTADQDEAAPGRTVTFKLTVRNTGTVDLIGVTVADPSLPGCDRRIDRLPVNDSRTWTCTTAAPGGGTLVNTATATGQPDTERPGNPVTDTDSASVRVPGGPVPPRPPLAQTGAAPTVFLWAGLALVVLGVVLVAGTRRRRS, encoded by the coding sequence ATGCGGTTGCTCCGGGTCCTGCTCGCCCTGCTCCTCGCCCTCGGCGCACTGCTGGCCGGTGCCTCCGCGCAGGCGGGCGTGGTCAAGGCGTTCACGCTGAACTACGACCAGGTGGTCTACGGCGACTTCCTGGAGGTCGGCAACGGCTCGTTGCGCTGCCCGACCACGGCGGACCGGGCCCCGCAGTACTCCACCGCGTCCCCGGCCAACTGCGCCACGGTGGCAGGCGGCAGCACCGTCCCCGGCTCGACCGGCAACTACAACGACGACTACTTCATGCTGCAGGCCGACGTGGACGCCGACGCGGACACGTTCAACTCCTCCCGGGCCACCCTGCGCATCCCGCCCGGCGCCACGATCGACTTCGCCCGGCTGAACTGGGCGGGCAACACCGGCACCTATGTCGGGCAGACCGGCCTGATGTGCCAGGACCGCGGGCGGGTCGCGGCCACCGTGCCCAGTGGCGCGGCGGCCAGTCCTGAGCAGCAGAAGGTGCGCTTCGCGGTGGGCGCGGAGGCCACCGACATCGCCCCCGTCGCGGTCACCAGGGATCCGGCCCGGACCTACACCGGCGGCCAGTACTACTCCGCCTACGCCGATGTGACCAGCGCGTTCGCCGGCGTCACCACCGGGTCCGACCTGAGCATCACCACCGGCAACGTGTGGGGTGTCAACGGGTTCGGCTGCATGGCCGGCTGGTCGCTGGTGGTGGTCTACAAGTACGCCGAGCGGGATCCGGTCAACGCGCCAAGCAAGCGCGAGGTGTTCGTCTACGACGGCCACGTGCGGCAGAACAGCACCGACCCGGCCACCACGGTGACCGTCACCGGCTTCCGCTCCGCCGCCGCGACCACCCGGATCGGCGTCACCGCCTACGAGGGTGACCGGAACATCCCCAGGGACGAGTTCAAGGTCAACAACACCTCGATCCCGGAACCGGGCACCGGCAACACCGACAACTTCTTCGTCTCGCTGGCCGACGGGCGGTCCAGCCCCGACTCGGTGAACAACTGGAGCGTGGACGCCAAGTCCTTCAGCACCACCGCGATCCGCTCCGGGGCGACCAGCGCCGAGTTGTCCTTCGTGACCAACGGCGACTCCTACCTGGCGCAGAACCTGGTGTTCTCCGTCGCCGTGCCCGAACTGCAGATCGAGAAGGCCGCCGACCCGTCCGTGGTGCACGCGGGCGAGCAGGTCACCTTCACCATCAAGGTGACCAATCCCAGTGGCGCACCGGCCAGCGGGGTCCGGGTCAGCGATCCTGCCTTCCCCGCCTGCGACCGGGAGATCGGCGCGCTGGCCGCGGGCCGGTCCACCACCTACACCTGCACCGGGACCGCGCCGGCCGCTGACGTCACCAACACGGCCAACGTCAGCGGCACCAGCAGCCTCGGCGATCCACTGGAGGGCAGTGCGAGCGCCAAGGTGGACGTGATCCACCCGGCGATCACGGTGGCCAAGGACGCGGACAAGCCCGCCTACCGCGCGGGCGACACCGTCACCTTCACCATCAAGGTCACCAACTCCGGCGACGTGCCGCTGACCCGGCTCCAGGTCGCCGACGCCAAGGTCCCCGACTGCGCGCGCAACCTCGCCGGGGTGCTCGCCGTCGGGGCCAGCCGCACCTTCACCTGCACCACCGCCGCGCCGGTGGCCGACGGCGTGAACACGGCCACCGCCAGCGGTTTCGACTCGCTCGGGCTCAAGGTGCAGGCCAGTGACGACGCCCCGGTGCCGATCGTGCGGCCCGGCATCGAGCTGACCAAGTCCGCCGACCCTGGCACCATCCGGGCCGGGGACCAGACCACGTTCACCATCACCGTGCGCAACACCGGCGACTCCCCGCTGGACCCGGTGCGGATCGCCGACGACCGCACCCCGGAGTGCGCGCGCACGCTGTCCGGAGCGCTGCCAGCGGGCGGCAGCCAGACCTACACCTGCACCGCGCGGCTGAGTGAGACCACCACCAACACCGCGACCGCGACCGGGCGGGACAGGTCAGGGCAGGACGTCACGGCGAGCGCACAGGCCACCGTCAAGGTGCTCAAACCCGCGGTGGACATCGAGAAGACCGCCTCGCCGGAGACCGCCAGGGTCGGGGACACCGTCACCTTCACCATCAAGGTGACCAACACCGGGGACAGCGATCTGACCCGGGTCACCGTGGCCGATCCGGCGTTGCCGTTGTGCGCCAAGGAGTTCGAGCGGCTCGCGGCCGGGGCGAGCGAGACCTACACGTGCAGCACCACGGTCAGCGCGGACCTGGTGAACACCGCGACCGTCACCGGCACCCCGCCGGTCGGGCCGCCGGTGACCGACACCGACGACGCGCGGGTGGACGTGATCAACCCGGCGATCGAGGTCACCAAGACCGCCGAGCCCGGCGTCGTCCGGGTTGGCGACCAGGTCACCTTCACCGTGCTGGTGCGCAACACCGGCGACGTGCCGCTGACCAACGTGGTGCTGGCCGACCAGGACGCACCCGGCTGCGGCGGCACCATCGCGCAGCTGGCCGTGGGCGCGCAGCAGCGGTTCAGCTGCGTGGTGACCGCGCCGCAGGAGGACTTCGCCAACACCGCCACCGCCACCGGTACGCCGCCGGTGGGTCCGCCGGTGTCCGATGTGGACACCGCGCGGGTGGACGTGCAGCACCCGGCGGTGCGGATCACCAAGGACGCCGAACCCGGCCGGGTGCGGGCCGGTGAGCAGGTCACCTTCACCATCAAGGTCACCAACTCCGGCGACGTGGACCTGACCGACGTGCGGGTGGCCGATCCGCTGACCCCGGCCTGTGACCGGGTGTTCGCCAGCCTGGCCAGCGGCGCGAGCCAGACCTACACCTGCGTGCTGACCGCCACCCAGGACCTCACCAACGTGGCCACCGTGACCGGCACGCCACCGGTCGGCCCGCCGGTCACCGCCACCGACGATGCCGTGGTGGACGTGGTGAACCCGCGGCTGGACATCGAGAAGTCCGCCGAGCCCGGCACCGTCCGGGTCGGCGACCAGGTGAGCTTCACGATCAAGGTCACCAACTCCGGCGACGCGCCGCTGACCTCGGTCACGGTGGCCGACCCGGCTGTCCCGGCCTGCGCCCGCACCCTGCCGGACCTGGCGCCGGGGGCGAGCCAGAGCTACACCTGCATGTGGACCGCGGGCAGTGCGGACCTGGTCAACACCGCCACGGTCAGCGGGAACGACCCGACCGGCCGCCCGGTGACCGCCACCGACGACGCGCGGGTGGACGTGATCCATCCGGCGATCGAGGTCACCAAGACCGCGGACAAGAAGACCGTGCGCGAGGGTGATCAGGTCACCTTCACCGTGGTGGTGCGCAATACCGGGGACGTGCCGCTGACCAACGTGGTGGTCAGCGATCCGGTCGCGCCGGGCTGCGGCGCCACCATCGCGGAACTGCCGGTCGGCGGCGAGCGGGAGATCACCTGCACGGTGACCGCGCCCGCGCAGGAGTTCACCAACACCGCGACCGCCACCGGCACGCCGCCGGTCGGGCCGCCGGTCAGCGATGACGGCAAGGTGGTCGTCTCGGTGCTGCACCCCGGCATCAACATCGCCAAGGACGTGCGTGGCGGGCCGTTCCGGGAAGGCGACACCGTCACCTTCGGCATCACCGTGACCAACACCGGCGACGCGCCGCTGACCGCGGTCTCGGTCACCGACCAGGTGGCCCCGGACTGCGCGCGCACGCTGCCCGACCTCGCGCCGGGCGCCAGTCAGACCTACACCTGCACGATGACCGCGCCGGCCAACGACATCCAGAACACCGCGAGCACCACCGGCACCCCGCCGACCGGGCCACCGGTGTCCGATGTGGACGGTGCAGAGGTCGATGTGGTGCACCCTGGCGTCGAACTGGACAAGAGCGCCGCGCCGGAGACCGTGCGGGCCGGGGACACCGTCACCTTCACCATCCGGGTGCGCAACACCGGGGACACCGAACTGACCGCGGTCACCGTGACCGACCAGGCCGTGCCCGGCTGCGCCCGCGTCATCGACAAGCTCGCCGCCGGGGAGACCCAGACCTACACGTGCACCTGGACCGCGGGGCAGGAAGACCTGGTCAACACGGCCGCGGTGACCGGGACGCCGCCGGTGGGTCCGCCGGTCACGGACACCGGCGACGCGCGGGTGGACGTGATCCACCCGGCCCTGGACGTCAGCAAGACCGCGAACAAGAAGACCGTGCGCGAAGGTGATCAGGTCACCTTCACCGTGATCGTGCGCAACACCGGCGATGTGCCGCTGACCAACGTGGTGGTCAGCGACCCCGCCGCACCCGGCTGCGGCGGCACCATCGCGCAGCTGGCCGTGGGTGCGGAGCAGCGGATCACCTGCGTGATCACCGCGCCTGGCAACGACTTCGCCAATACCGCGACCGGCACCGGCACCCCGCCGGTGGGGCCGCCGGTGCGGGATGAGGACACCGTGCGGGTGGACGTGCAGCACCCGGGCATCAGCATCACCAAGGACGTGGAGGGCGGGCCGTTCCGGGCCGGGGACTCGGTGACCTTCCGGATCAAGGTCAGCAACACCGGCGACGTGCCGCTGACCGGCGTCACGGTGACCGACCAGCTCGCGCCGGAATGCCGCCGTAGCTTCCCGGAACTGGCCGTCGGGGCGGCCGAGACCTACCCGTGCACGATGGTCGCGCCCGCGGACGATGTGGTGAACACGGCCACTGCCAACGGAAAACCGCCGACCGGACCTGATGTGTCCGATGTGGACGATGCCCCGGTTGACGTGCTGCACCCGGGGGTGGACATCGACAAGTCGGTCAGCCCGGCCACCGCCCGGCCCGGCGACCAGGTGACCTACACGATCGTCATCCGCAACACCGGCGATGTGCCGCTCACCGAGGTCCGGGTCACCGACGACAGGCAGGCGAGCTGCGGATTCACCCTGCCGCTGCTGCCGGTCGGCGGGACCGAGACCCGGACCTGCGTGATCACCGCGGCCCAGGACGTCACCAACACCGCGACGGTGACCGGGACCGACCCGACCGGCCGCCCGGTGACCGACACCGACAACGCGGTGCTGGACGTGATCGGCCCCGGTATCGAGGTGACCAAGACCGGCCCGGCCAAACCACTGCTGAGCGGCCAGGAGGCCACCTTCACCGTGGTGGTGCGCAATACCGGCGACGTGCCGCTGACCAACGTGGTGCTCGCCGATCCGGTCGCGCCCGGCTGCTCGGTGGCCGTCGGGAACCTGGCGCCCGGGGAGTCGAGCAAGCCGGTGACCTGCGTGGTGACCATGCGGGACAACGACATCGCCAACACCGTGACCGCCACCGGCACCGACCCCACCGGGCGTCCGGTGACCGACACCGACCAGGCCACCGCGAAGGTCGGCAAGCCCGGCATCGACCTGACCAAGACCGCCGACCAGGACGAGGCCGCGCCCGGCCGCACGGTGACGTTCAAGCTGACCGTGCGCAACACCGGCACCGTCGACCTGATCGGCGTCACCGTGGCCGACCCGAGCCTGCCCGGCTGCGACCGCCGGATCGACCGGCTGCCGGTCAACGACAGCCGGACCTGGACCTGCACCACCGCCGCACCCGGCGGCGGCACCCTGGTCAACACCGCCACCGCGACCGGTCAGCCGGACACCGAACGGCCGGGGAACCCGGTCACCGACACCGATTCCGCCTCGGTGCGGGTGCCCGGCGGGCCGGTCCCGCCGCGGCCGCCGCTGGCCCAGACCGGCGCCGCGCCCACGGTGTTCCTGTGGGCGGGGCTGGCCCTGGTGGTGCTCGGCGTGGTGCTGGTCGCCGGAACCCGGCGTCGCCGGAGCTGA
- the dcd gene encoding dCTP deaminase, with product MLLSDSDLRKEVEAGRLNLDPFDADLVQPSSIDVRLDRFFRVFDNTKYTHIDPSLQQDELTSLVEKEDDEAFVLHPGEFVLGSTFERVGLPDDLAGRLEGKSSLGRLGLLTHSTAGFIDPGFTGHITLELSNVANLPITLWPGMKIGQLCLFRLSSPAENPYGSAAVGSRYQGQRGPTPSRAYLNFHRATTKR from the coding sequence GTGCTCCTCAGTGACAGCGACCTGCGCAAGGAGGTCGAGGCCGGTCGGCTCAACCTCGATCCGTTCGACGCCGACCTGGTCCAGCCCTCCAGCATCGACGTCCGGCTCGACCGGTTCTTCCGGGTGTTCGACAACACCAAGTACACCCACATCGATCCGTCGTTGCAGCAGGACGAGCTGACCTCGCTGGTGGAGAAGGAGGACGACGAGGCCTTCGTGCTGCACCCCGGTGAGTTCGTGCTCGGTTCCACCTTCGAGCGGGTCGGGCTGCCGGATGACCTCGCCGGGCGGCTGGAGGGCAAGTCCTCGCTCGGACGGCTCGGGCTGCTGACCCACTCCACCGCGGGGTTCATCGACCCCGGCTTCACCGGGCACATCACGCTGGAGCTGTCCAACGTGGCCAATCTGCCGATCACGCTGTGGCCGGGGATGAAGATCGGCCAGCTGTGCCTGTTCCGGCTCAGCTCGCCAGCGGAGAACCCCTACGGCTCGGCCGCGGTCGGCTCCCGCTACCAGGGGCAGCGTGGGCCGACGCCCTCGCGGGCCTACCTGAACTTCCACCGGGCCACCACCAAGAGGTAA
- a CDS encoding DUF433 domain-containing protein, with amino-acid sequence MALEQISHDPGVAHGVPFVTGTNVPVAVVNALLSEGLSPTEIVARHPSITVDDVDACAEYSRNGGR; translated from the coding sequence GTGGCTCTAGAGCAGATCTCCCATGACCCGGGGGTAGCGCACGGCGTCCCGTTCGTCACCGGCACCAACGTGCCCGTCGCGGTGGTCAACGCCCTGCTGAGCGAGGGACTCTCGCCGACCGAGATCGTCGCCCGACACCCCAGCATCACCGTGGACGACGTCGACGCCTGCGCCGAGTACTCCCGCAACGGCGGCCGCTGA
- a CDS encoding DUF433 domain-containing protein, whose translation MSFLKVSQDPAVLRGVPVVTGTKIAVATVVALVCEGLTAAEIVLKHPDLEIGDVDFCLEYLRGGA comes from the coding sequence ATGTCTTTTCTCAAGGTCTCACAGGACCCCGCTGTGCTCCGCGGGGTTCCCGTCGTCACCGGCACCAAGATCGCGGTCGCCACGGTGGTTGCCCTGGTCTGCGAGGGTCTGACCGCAGCGGAGATCGTGCTGAAGCACCCGGACCTGGAGATCGGCGACGTGGACTTCTGCCTTGAATATCTGCGCGGCGGAGCGTAG
- a CDS encoding sodium:solute symporter family protein, with product MGTLDWVVVAGYFFVMVAIGWWSRGRIANVVDFFTAGGKMPWWLSGISHHMSGYSAVMFVAFASEAYRLGLTVYVWWALTIGIGIGIGAFLFAARWNRLRSKHGVASPLEYLARRYNVPAQQLMAWSGSLLKVVDIAAKWSAVAILLRGFAGVPIAWGILIVGVVTMIYSVLGGLWADALTDFGQFIIQGAAGIVMFVAVAAHFGGIQFMWEIWDKLPAANSEPLREPYTATFFMALFVIKTLEYNGGMWNLAQRYMAAPSGREAKRSAILSSVLWLVWPLVLFFPMWAAPLIVPDLAARAGDAYIELGKVMLPAGMIGLVLAGFFSHTMAMVSSDANVITAVITRDILPRIWKGAKRMTGAAQLKLARATTFSFIGLSMLMAVSLDTTDGVLKVVVDLVAATMGPIAVPLMLGMLPWFRRMGPSSAISSTLGGLGVWAVLYISQQMGTTVAKEALVAYPLLTSVVLFLVVGLVKPERTTDRDELIDSLNSDEADKPTGPETVAAKA from the coding sequence ATGGGCACCCTCGACTGGGTTGTGGTCGCTGGGTATTTCTTCGTCATGGTGGCGATCGGCTGGTGGTCGCGCGGCCGGATCGCCAACGTCGTCGACTTCTTCACCGCAGGCGGCAAGATGCCGTGGTGGCTTTCCGGCATCAGTCACCACATGTCCGGCTACAGCGCCGTCATGTTCGTGGCCTTCGCCAGCGAGGCATACCGGCTGGGCCTGACCGTCTACGTCTGGTGGGCGCTGACCATCGGCATCGGTATCGGCATCGGGGCGTTCCTGTTCGCCGCGCGCTGGAACCGGCTGCGCTCCAAGCACGGGGTGGCCTCGCCGCTGGAGTACCTGGCCCGGCGCTACAACGTGCCAGCCCAGCAGCTCATGGCCTGGTCCGGCTCGCTGCTCAAGGTGGTCGACATCGCGGCCAAGTGGTCCGCGGTGGCCATCCTGCTGCGCGGTTTCGCCGGGGTGCCGATCGCCTGGGGCATCCTGATCGTCGGCGTGGTCACGATGATCTACTCGGTGCTCGGCGGCCTGTGGGCGGACGCGCTCACCGACTTCGGCCAGTTCATCATCCAGGGCGCCGCGGGCATCGTGATGTTCGTGGCGGTGGCCGCGCACTTCGGTGGCATCCAGTTCATGTGGGAGATCTGGGACAAGCTCCCGGCCGCCAACAGCGAGCCGCTGCGCGAGCCCTACACCGCGACCTTCTTCATGGCGCTGTTCGTGATCAAGACGCTGGAGTACAACGGCGGCATGTGGAACCTGGCGCAGCGCTACATGGCCGCGCCCTCCGGCCGCGAGGCGAAGCGCTCGGCGATCCTGTCCAGCGTGCTGTGGCTGGTGTGGCCGCTGGTCCTGTTCTTCCCGATGTGGGCCGCGCCGCTGATCGTGCCGGACCTGGCCGCCAGGGCGGGCGATGCCTACATCGAGCTGGGCAAGGTGATGCTGCCCGCGGGCATGATCGGTCTGGTGCTGGCCGGGTTCTTCTCGCACACCATGGCGATGGTCTCCTCGGACGCCAACGTGATCACCGCGGTGATCACCAGGGACATCCTGCCCAGGATCTGGAAGGGCGCCAAACGGATGACCGGCGCCGCCCAGCTCAAACTGGCCAGGGCGACCACGTTCAGCTTCATCGGGCTGAGCATGTTGATGGCGGTGTCCCTGGATACCACCGACGGCGTGCTCAAGGTCGTGGTCGACCTGGTGGCCGCCACCATGGGCCCGATCGCGGTGCCGCTGATGCTGGGCATGCTGCCCTGGTTCCGCCGGATGGGCCCGAGTTCCGCGATCTCCTCCACCCTTGGCGGACTCGGGGTGTGGGCGGTGCTCTACATCTCGCAGCAGATGGGCACCACGGTGGCCAAGGAGGCACTGGTCGCCTACCCGCTGCTGACCTCGGTGGTGCTGTTCCTGGTGGTCGGCCTGGTCAAGCCGGAGCGCACCACGGACCGTGACGAACTGATCGACTCGCTGAACTCCGACGAGGCCGACAAGCCCACCGGACCGGAGACGGTCGCGGCCAAGGCCTGA
- a CDS encoding LysE family translocator, producing the protein MTWPFVLTCIAVVVSPGPSLAVIVNQALRAGRTTGLATIAGNTSGLVFWAAASALGLTALVRTSEVAFVALKVAGALYLCWLGVQTLLRSRRHQEQPPEDLAAGERPRGLWSAYRAGLLANLSNPKAAALYLALLPQFLPPDGSVLSGTAVLTVVQMAISAGWYVLVVLAVGAVRRVLSRPTVRARLDQISGLILVGMGVRMATLTRATL; encoded by the coding sequence GTGACCTGGCCTTTCGTACTCACCTGCATCGCGGTGGTGGTCTCTCCCGGGCCGTCACTGGCGGTCATCGTCAATCAGGCGCTGCGCGCCGGGCGCACCACCGGCCTGGCGACCATCGCGGGCAACACCAGCGGGCTGGTGTTCTGGGCCGCGGCCTCCGCGCTGGGGCTGACCGCGCTGGTGCGCACCTCCGAGGTGGCCTTCGTGGCACTCAAGGTGGCAGGCGCGCTCTACCTGTGCTGGCTGGGCGTGCAGACCCTGCTGCGCTCACGCAGGCACCAGGAGCAGCCGCCGGAGGACCTGGCCGCCGGGGAGCGCCCGCGGGGCCTGTGGTCGGCCTACCGGGCCGGGCTGCTGGCCAACCTGAGCAACCCCAAGGCCGCCGCGCTCTACCTCGCGCTGCTGCCCCAGTTCCTGCCGCCGGACGGCTCGGTGCTCTCCGGCACCGCGGTGCTGACCGTGGTGCAGATGGCGATCAGCGCGGGCTGGTACGTGCTGGTGGTGCTGGCCGTGGGCGCGGTCCGCCGGGTGCTGTCCAGGCCGACGGTGCGAGCGCGGTTGGACCAGATCAGCGGCTTGATCCTGGTCGGCATG